TTGATGACAACGCACAGGCTACAGTTCAGGTTGAATACGCGTCGGTGGCAAATGACGCGCCGTCGCTGTACTTTGGAGCTACGGAACTTCTGGTTGGGGAGGCGGCCAACCTGCGCTATGTGTCGCTCCAGAACTGGAACCGCACAACGACTGAGTTTGCCTATCACCGCGCTCGAATCGGCGCAGACAGCACCCTGGACTGGGTTTTTGGGGTAATGGGTTGTGAGTTGCTTAAGGACTACATCAACCTCGATGCCGACGGCAAAGGCTCGAACGGGCGAATCAGCGGGTTCTTCTTCGCTGACAAAGACCAGCTGTTTGACCTCGATACCCAGCAGAATCATAACGCACCGCTGACTGTTACCGACCTGCTGTTCAAAGGCGCGGCCCGTGATACGGCCCGCACGGTCTGGCAGGGTATGATAAAGTCGCTGCCTAAGATGCAGAAGATCGATGGCTACCAGGCTAATCGGAATCTCTTGCTCAGCGACGATGCTCGGATGGATGGCATCCCCGGGCTCGAGATCGAAGCGGACGACGTGAAGTGCAGCCATGCCGCCACGTTTGGCACGCTCGAAGAGACGCCAATCCACTATCTTATGAGCCGCGGTATCCCGCGTAATCAGGCCGAACTGATGGTGATTGATGGGTTCTTTGATGAGCTGCTGCTGCGCGTCCCCTTCGAACGCGTACGTGAACGCCTCAAGAGCGAGATCGAGTCAAAGATTGTCGGGACTGTCGGCGCGTATGACTGAGTTTGTGACGTTAGCGCCAGCGGCCGAATTGCCACCCGGTGAGCGCATGGTTGTCCAGATTGGACGGCTGTGGGTCGCGATATTCAATATCGAAGGCCAACTCTACGCGATTCAGGATGTGTGCACCCACGACGGTGGCCCGCTTGCTGAGGGAGAGTTGATCGGCTGCGAAATCGAGTGCCCACGCCATGGCGCGCGTTTTGACCTGCGCGATGGTCGGGTTACTGCGCCGCCGGCATTGGTCCCGGTTCCCGTATTTGACGTCCGCATCGTCGATGACACGATACAAGTAGCTCTCAAGAAACGCTAGAATTGGCGGCCTGACGAATTACTGTCGGGCCGTTTTTGTTACTCACGAGGAAATCATGAGCCTTAATGCACTACTTGAACACCACGGAACGTTGGTATTTGGCCATCGCGGCGCCTGCGGATATGCGCCTGAGAACACCCTCGCGTCGTTTCAACTGGCTCTCGATCAGGGTGCACACGGCGTTGAGTTCGACGTACACCTGACGAAAGACGGTGTTCCAGTCGTGATACATGATTTCAGCCTCGATAAAACCACCAGTGGACATGGCCTGGTTGTTGATCACACATGGGAAGACCTGGAGGCACTGGACGCCGGAAGCCATAAGGGTCTGGAGTTCGCGGGCGAGCCGATTCCGACGCTGGAAGAGGTTATTCGACTGCTGGCCGGCAAGATGGCGATGAACATCGAGGTGAAGGCCGATAGCAGCGGCATCGAAGACGCAGTGGCAGAACTGATCGCCAAATACCAGGTCAACGATTGGGTGATTGTTTCATCTTTTAACCCACTTATACTTCAGCGTTTTGCCAACCAGTATCCGCATATCGCGCTCGGGTTCCTGTATGACGAGAGCGAACCGTATGAACAGCTCCTTCAACTTATGTCAGCTGTAAAGTATCAGGCCAGGCATCCACATCATACGATGATTGACGCCTCATACGTGCGCGTCGCGAAGCAGTTTGGGTACCGCGTTAATACCTGGACGGTGAACGACCCGACTCGTGGGCGAGAGCTTCAGGAATTCGGGGTAGACGCCGTAATTACTGATACGCCGGATATTATGCTGAAGGCGCTCGGCTTCTCATGAAGCTGTGGCGGCGGATCACTCGCTTCGGATTCCGTCTGCTTTACAACGAATTCGCCTGGACCTACGATGTGGTGTCATGGATCGTGTCTGCCGGAGAGTGGCGCGAGTGGCAACGGTCGGCGATCCGCGCACTAAACCTGCCAAGTGAATCGAAAGTCTTGGAAGTTGCACACGGTACGGGAAATCTGCAAGTAGACCTGGTCCGTGAGGAGTATTCCTGTGCAGGGGTCGACTTGTCCCCGGCCATGGGGCGTATTGCCGCTCGCAAACTGCAAGGTATGGGCTATGCACCTAACCTGATGTGCGCTTCTGCGACCGCACTCCCCTACGGCGGACAGACATTCGAAGGCTTAATATGTACGTTTCCCACTGAATTTCTGATTCATCCTCATGCTTTATCAGAGTTTCGCCGTGTCTTGAAAGCCGACGGAAGGTTTGCGGTGGTCCTGCACGGCATCCTTCTCCGCGGATGGTGGCGGCCGTTTCTGGATGTCCTGTTTCAAGCCACTGGACAGGGCGGGATAAGCCAAGACCACGTGCCAACAGCGGAAACCCTTGGTTTCCGCTATATTCGCGTTGTCGCGGCATTTACAGCATCTGGACTTACGTGCGATGTGATTCCAATGTTAACCCCGCGCGGATACGCCGTAGTCGCGGTTGGCGGCCCGATGCCTTAATAACTGGGGATGCGCCGTTCAGGCCTTTCCTTCTCCACTTGCGCGGCACCGAGACCAAACTTTCGCACTCTGCCAATTCACGTCCTTAACCCCACGATACAAGTGGACTCCTTGCGGCATCCCGACTAATACCATTCTGGTAACACATTGCTGCTAGACTCTGTTTATATGTTCAGGAGGCAGCCATGGAACAGACAGTGTATATGGTCCTCTTCTCACTTCCGGCGATACTCTTCAGCTTTATTGCCAGTATTCTTGTGCGTAAGTCTTACTCAACCTGGATTAATTATGATAACAGCGCGAGGTTGACGGGACTTGCCGTAGGCGATTGGCTCGCCAAGTCCTCAGGCCTACTGGAGACCCGGTTCTCTGCATCAGCCGAGAGACTCGAAGACAGATTCGACCCCGGCGGCAACCTGGTACTTCTGTCGTCCGAAATCGCAAATCAGGCGTCAATTGCCTCCATGGCTATTGTTGCCCATGAGCTCGGACATGCTCAGCAGTTTGCTGATCACTCACTGTTTCATTCCTTCAGATCGTTTGCAGAACCAGCGGCCAGCATCGGGCCAGGAGCGGCCTACGTCTTGATCGTTGTAGGTATCGTCCTGGAGGAGACCGGTTTAACGTGGATTGGCGTAGTGCTATTTGGGTTTGCTTTGGTCATCATGCTGCTGACTCTGCCTATGGAAATGGATGCTAATCGGCGCGGCATGACGATGCTTCGGCAATCAGGACTGCTTAAGGGAAATGACGACGAGAAGGGTGTACGCGAAGTGCTCAAGGCGTCGACCTTCACCTATGTGGCTGCGGCGGTAACATTCTTTATCCTGGTTCTGCAATTCCTGCGGCAAATACTGCCGCTGCTTTTGATCCTGAAAGACCTCAAAAAGAGGTAGTCGCGGCGAGCTTCGGGCAGCAAGGGCGGCTATAGAGGTGAGACCCAGGTCATAGGCACCGGCTTCACCAATTATTCGACTACAGGGGTGATCGATGCATCTGCACGGTCGTCTGTCTCTGCCCCGAGAACTTGCCGTGCCACGAATAGTCCAGCGCCCCTTGATTTCCCTATTCTAGATTGTGAATTTTCACGCTATCCTTGTGTTCAGCTAGTTGTTACTACAACCCTATAGAGGGGGACGTGCGTATATGAGGGCGATCTTCACCGCAATCACGGGATTTTCGTTGCGATTCCGGTTTCTGACATTACTGCTCGCTGTATTGGTGCTTGTCGCTGGCGGATATGCCGTGACTCAGCTCAACCAGGAGCTTCTCCCCCTGTAGAGTTTCCGCAGACAATTGTGCTTGCCCAAGTATCCGGTCAAACAAGCGAAGAAGTGCTTGAGTTCCTTACTTCGCGACTTGAGGCGGAACTTTCGACTATCCCAGAAGTTGTCAATATTGAGTCGACGACAACCGGCGCTTTTGGATCGGTCCTAACCCTGCTTAACGACTTTGGGATTGACCGGGAAAAACTGCTGGTGGACGTGCAGGCAGGAATCGATAGCGTGTGGCTTCCGCTGCGTAAAATCGAACCCGCTGACGGGCAGGACAGTCTTGCATTTGCAGACGGCTTGATTGGTGACCTGTCACCGCAGGTCATGCTCTATATTGCAGGGCGTGACTCCAACTTCCTGTTCCAGCTGGAGCCTGAAGTGTGGGCCGCGCTATCGCCCGAGACAGTGGCTTCACTTCTTTCATACCTCGCCTCTCAGACTGAACAGGTAGACGACGACAAGAGCGCGCTCCAACAGCTTGTCGAACAGGAGCTTGTCCCGCAGTTGAGTGCGCTTCCGCGTATCGCAAACATTCAGATCTCCGGAGGACAGGCGCTGCCAGGGGAGGCTGTGGTCTCACAACTGGCCGGGGTCAATCAGGGGGCTGCCCGCAGCGTCTTGTTCCAGCTCTCGCCGGAGGCCTGGGCTTCCGCGGCGTCCCGCATTGCTGAATTGGGCCTGACGGACCTGAACGACTCTGCGGTGCAGGCACTGGCCGCAATGAGCGTTCCTTCGGTTGAAGGTATCCCGGCGCTGCCCGAATCCTGGCTTCGTCCGGGCTTCAAAGACGCGTCGGATTTGCTCGAAGTGCGCACGCTTACGGTTAATGCGGCTGGCGTGATCAACAGCCTGCACAACAAGGGCCGGATTGTCGGTTCACTTGGCAAGACCGATGACCTGACTCCGGAAGTCGTCTCACAACTCCTGGAGATCGCGCCCTCTATTGTGAACTATCTGGACGCCGAGCATCTGGCGGCCATGCCTCAGGAGATTTTTGAACTTCTCCCTGAAGACTATATCGCCGGCCTCGACGGATTTACCCGTGATGCGCTTGCCGCAAAGGCACTCGCGACCCAGATCAGCGGGACCGAAGCACAGGTTGAGCCCGTACTCCTGCCAAGTCAGTGGCGTCCCACGGCTCCGCAAATGCTTACCTTTAGCTTTGCAGACCTTCCACTGGCGACCTACAGCGTCTATGCCCCGCTCGCTATGGGCCAGGATGAAACCCCAACCGATACAGAGGCAACCGATGCTGCTGATTCGACAGTGGACACGCAAGATACCACGGACAGCAGCACCTCCGGCGCGAGTCAGCCAACCGTCGAGATTCCGGAAGGACCGGCGCTTCCTCTGCCCTTTGGATTGCTTGGCGCTGCGCTAGGCCTCGAAATTAATACGGCGGACGATCTGATTGGGCTGGAACTTCCAGAGGAAATGGCTGCGCAGTTCGGTGCGAGTACGCTGCGCGCCGCCGACCTCTTCAACTTCCTGCTGCTTCTGGACAACCCTGATCAGCTTCCTGAAGGAACTCCTGCCATTCCGATCTCGCTTGACGTGTTGTTCGGCGGTGTGTCGGCCGATGCTTTCACGTTTCTCGCAGAGAATGATCCGACGTTTATCCCCAACGTAGGCGCCGAGGTGTATGACTACCTTAGCGATACCGTCCTGCAAACATCGGCCGCAAAACCACCTCTGGCAGATGTCTGGAACGCACTTTCAAATCAACCGCAGTTTGCTGAGACTCCCATTGAGTCGGCTGCGGACGTTCTCGCGATTGGCCAGGGTTCTGCATCAACCGTCCTGAACACGATTAATACGGCGATCCCTGCACAGTTCGCCGGGTACGAAGTTCGCTTGTTCGATAGCCTGACCCCCGGCGTGCTTCGTTACTGGGCGCTCAATGAAACAGAGTTTTTCGAAGCTCTCGATCAGGAAGTCGTTCGTAAGTTCTCGGCTGCATCGCTGGCCGTCCTGCCAGAAACCGCGCTTACTGGCAAAGACAGCGCGGTTATCGATGAAGTCGCCGCGATCGTTGCCGGGACGGCGCCATCCGCCTATGACACGCTCAAAGAACGTTATGCGCTCGATGTTCCGCCAGCGGATCCAGACGCACCGCTTCTGAATACTGACTGGGAATTCATCGCGGACTTCCTCGGTCTGGAACTCGATTCGGCCGATGACTTCTTCCGGTTCTTCCCGGACGCGACCGTCTTCCTGAACGACTTCTTCAATTCCGCTCAAGGCGCGTCGTTTGCGCCGAACCTCTTCGGAAACATGACCGCCGAAATGTGGGCCTACATGAACGGCCGGGATCCGCTGCTGCTAAACAATCTGCGGATTGAGGCACTTCAGCTCATTCCCGCCGACGTCATGGCAACACTTCCCGCACAAGTTCAAGAGAGAGCGGCCTCTGGCGGCGCTGTGTTCGTCCCCACCTCGACGATTACGCGTAATAATGGCGCTTCGAGCCTTCTCGTTACGATCTTTAAAGAGGGCGAAGCCAATACGGTACAGGCCTACTACGATGCCAAAGCAGTGATTGAGAGCATTCAGGCCAATAACCCGCAGATCGTGGTAACGACAGCGTTTGAACAGTCGAGCTTTATCGAAGAGTCGATCAGTGGCGTTGCACGCGAAGGCATCACTGGCGCACTTTTCGCCATGATCGTCATCCTGCTCTTCCTGAGCGGCGGGCGGTGGGACCGCTCGCCACGGCGGGTTGTCGGTTCGGTGCTGTTCGGTGGGTTCGTCGCGGTATTCTTCATCGTGCTGCTCACGCAGGCTCAGAACTCCGGCGCCAGCCTGACACAGGCCTGGGAACAGGTTGATGTTGTCGTTCGTGTGCTGCTGATTGTCGGCGTGGTCGCGGGCCTCATCATCCTGGTGCTGCCACTGGATCTGCCGGTGCCTGCATGGAGGGCAACTCTCGTCATTGGCGTCAGTCTGCCGCTGTCGGTGTTCGCGGCTTTCGCCCTTATGCATTGGCTGCCACCACTGGTCAACAGTGTCCTGACACCGATTGCGGGAGATTCGGCTTTCCTGAAATTCGTGTTGCGCCTGTTCCCAGAGTCGCTGACGCTTAACATTATGACGCTGTCCGGCCTGACTGTGGCGGTTGGCCGTATTGTCGACGATTCGATCGTCGTGCTTGAGAACGCGTTCCGTGAAATTCAGAACGGTGGCGACAAACGCAAAGCCGTACTCAAGGGCACGGCAGACGTTTCGAGCGCGATTTTTGTCGCGACGCTGGTTACTGTCGTTGTATTCCTGCCGCTGGGGCTGACAGGCGGTTTGATCGGCGAATTCTTCCTGCCATTCGGGTTGGCAGTGACTTACTCGCTGGCGGCTTCGTTTGTGGTTGCCATCACGGTGGTACCTGTGCTAATGCTGATGTTCATCGGCGTTCACGATGCCTCTGAGGAGGAAGCGGGCATAATGA
The nucleotide sequence above comes from Candidatus Flexicrinis proximus. Encoded proteins:
- the sufD gene encoding Fe-S cluster assembly protein SufD encodes the protein MVTLKRRETATAPIYTLEDVKRLSDTHDEPGWLRAFRLLAWETYESLPMPTGKDEDWRRTDLRGVRWAEAGKLVQANGVTADMVPAESREPLVGGGEGGTLIFVDGKVVEHKLHPDLNSRGVIFTDLSTAAREHPDLVQANLMTRAVKPADGKFAALHAALWTHGVFIYIPRGYAAELPLHVVMYNSQPGATLGHVLVVIDDNAQATVQVEYASVANDAPSLYFGATELLVGEAANLRYVSLQNWNRTTTEFAYHRARIGADSTLDWVFGVMGCELLKDYINLDADGKGSNGRISGFFFADKDQLFDLDTQQNHNAPLTVTDLLFKGAARDTARTVWQGMIKSLPKMQKIDGYQANRNLLLSDDARMDGIPGLEIEADDVKCSHAATFGTLEETPIHYLMSRGIPRNQAELMVIDGFFDELLLRVPFERVRERLKSEIESKIVGTVGAYD
- a CDS encoding non-heme iron oxygenase ferredoxin subunit; its protein translation is MTEFVTLAPAAELPPGERMVVQIGRLWVAIFNIEGQLYAIQDVCTHDGGPLAEGELIGCEIECPRHGARFDLRDGRVTAPPALVPVPVFDVRIVDDTIQVALKKR
- a CDS encoding glycerophosphodiester phosphodiesterase, producing the protein MSLNALLEHHGTLVFGHRGACGYAPENTLASFQLALDQGAHGVEFDVHLTKDGVPVVIHDFSLDKTTSGHGLVVDHTWEDLEALDAGSHKGLEFAGEPIPTLEEVIRLLAGKMAMNIEVKADSSGIEDAVAELIAKYQVNDWVIVSSFNPLILQRFANQYPHIALGFLYDESEPYEQLLQLMSAVKYQARHPHHTMIDASYVRVAKQFGYRVNTWTVNDPTRGRELQEFGVDAVITDTPDIMLKALGFS
- a CDS encoding class I SAM-dependent methyltransferase, translating into MKLWRRITRFGFRLLYNEFAWTYDVVSWIVSAGEWREWQRSAIRALNLPSESKVLEVAHGTGNLQVDLVREEYSCAGVDLSPAMGRIAARKLQGMGYAPNLMCASATALPYGGQTFEGLICTFPTEFLIHPHALSEFRRVLKADGRFAVVLHGILLRGWWRPFLDVLFQATGQGGISQDHVPTAETLGFRYIRVVAAFTASGLTCDVIPMLTPRGYAVVAVGGPMP
- a CDS encoding zinc metallopeptidase gives rise to the protein MEQTVYMVLFSLPAILFSFIASILVRKSYSTWINYDNSARLTGLAVGDWLAKSSGLLETRFSASAERLEDRFDPGGNLVLLSSEIANQASIASMAIVAHELGHAQQFADHSLFHSFRSFAEPAASIGPGAAYVLIVVGIVLEETGLTWIGVVLFGFALVIMLLTLPMEMDANRRGMTMLRQSGLLKGNDDEKGVREVLKASTFTYVAAAVTFFILVLQFLRQILPLLLILKDLKKR
- a CDS encoding efflux RND transporter permease subunit; amino-acid sequence: MLAQVSGQTSEEVLEFLTSRLEAELSTIPEVVNIESTTTGAFGSVLTLLNDFGIDREKLLVDVQAGIDSVWLPLRKIEPADGQDSLAFADGLIGDLSPQVMLYIAGRDSNFLFQLEPEVWAALSPETVASLLSYLASQTEQVDDDKSALQQLVEQELVPQLSALPRIANIQISGGQALPGEAVVSQLAGVNQGAARSVLFQLSPEAWASAASRIAELGLTDLNDSAVQALAAMSVPSVEGIPALPESWLRPGFKDASDLLEVRTLTVNAAGVINSLHNKGRIVGSLGKTDDLTPEVVSQLLEIAPSIVNYLDAEHLAAMPQEIFELLPEDYIAGLDGFTRDALAAKALATQISGTEAQVEPVLLPSQWRPTAPQMLTFSFADLPLATYSVYAPLAMGQDETPTDTEATDAADSTVDTQDTTDSSTSGASQPTVEIPEGPALPLPFGLLGAALGLEINTADDLIGLELPEEMAAQFGASTLRAADLFNFLLLLDNPDQLPEGTPAIPISLDVLFGGVSADAFTFLAENDPTFIPNVGAEVYDYLSDTVLQTSAAKPPLADVWNALSNQPQFAETPIESAADVLAIGQGSASTVLNTINTAIPAQFAGYEVRLFDSLTPGVLRYWALNETEFFEALDQEVVRKFSAASLAVLPETALTGKDSAVIDEVAAIVAGTAPSAYDTLKERYALDVPPADPDAPLLNTDWEFIADFLGLELDSADDFFRFFPDATVFLNDFFNSAQGASFAPNLFGNMTAEMWAYMNGRDPLLLNNLRIEALQLIPADVMATLPAQVQERAASGGAVFVPTSTITRNNGASSLLVTIFKEGEANTVQAYYDAKAVIESIQANNPQIVVTTAFEQSSFIEESISGVAREGITGALFAMIVILLFLSGGRWDRSPRRVVGSVLFGGFVAVFFIVLLTQAQNSGASLTQAWEQVDVVVRVLLIVGVVAGLIILVLPLDLPVPAWRATLVIGVSLPLSVFAAFALMHWLPPLVNSVLTPIAGDSAFLKFVLRLFPESLTLNIMTLSGLTVAVGRIVDDSIVVLENAFREIQNGGDKRKAVLKGTADVSSAIFVATLVTVVVFLPLGLTGGLIGEFFLPFGLAVTYSLAASFVVAITVVPVLMLMFIGVHDASEEEAGIMNRVYDRTLKWALRSGGTKWTVLGIAGVTMVFGFALFGTRPAAFLPDFGELQIDVSVQLPQGTKIIETDERVRELEDAIRRIMPEEELKSIRTVIGGGGLNLDALLGGGSVTENRANVVVTAEGSKSELAIRAEEINTEATLIFGEDNVSVAVASLSSGGFGGFEIVVFGPQEDLERMDAAIIAAIDSVEGIDNVTSNLSTAAIAGPEAPRTYLRVDGSPALNYSAELKTDNTIGVTTQAIEAVQSIPDFPDSLTAGQGYESEIQTAGFAGLFVAMGIAILIVVVILVVSLKSPVYWLAIILSVVVAPVGAAVALTVTDRVLGISALIGMLMLIGIVITNAVVLIDRVRQNMAAGHSLYESLVEAGERRLRPILMTALATIIALIPLAVGLSEGALIASELGTVVIGGLLSSTVLTLLVVPVAYSLLTPLHRMLTGQRKAK